The following DNA comes from Musa acuminata AAA Group cultivar baxijiao chromosome BXJ1-4, Cavendish_Baxijiao_AAA, whole genome shotgun sequence.
GTtgacgtcgattcctctttcgtgtatcaTGAATCCGAGGAATCTTCCCGAACtgacgccgaaggcgcactttGCAGGGTTGAGTCGTAAGCCGTAGCTTCGAAGTGTGGTGAATGTCTCCGATAAGTCTGCTAGATGGTCTTCCGGGACACGGCTTTTTACAATCATATCGTCCACGTAGACTTCTATGTTTTGCCCTATCTGTCGAGCGAACATCTTGTCGATGGTCCTCTGGTAAGTTGCGCCTGCATTCTTCAGCCCGAACGACATTACTTTGTAAAAATATACTCCTAGGTTGGTGATGAAGGCCGTGTGTTCCTGGTCCTCGGGCGCCATTTGGATTTGATTGTATCCagagaaggcgtccatgaacgAGAGGCGGGCATGCCCCGCGGTTGCATTTACGAGCTGATCGATCCTCGGGAGtgggtagcagtctttagggcatgCCCGATTGaggctggtgtagtcaacgcacattcgCCAGCTCCCATTATGTTTTTTTCACCAGAACTACATTGGACAACCACCGCGGGTACTTGACTTCTTCTATAAAGCCAGCCGCTAGGAGCTGTTCCACCTCTTCGCGGACGACTTGTTGCTTGTCCGGTGCCTGGGGTCGCGGCTTTTGCTTCACCGGGCGAGCGTCAGGTGATACGCCCGTCATGTCGGATGGCGACCAAGCGAAAACGTCGGCATTCTCTTGCAAGAAGCCGACAAGCTGCTCCCGCTCCTCAAGGGGTAGGTCTGATCTGACCTTGACAGTTCGGTCCAGGCGGTCCTTTATCAACGGCACGTCGTAGGTCGGTGCCGACGGCTCGGGATGCGGATTCGGCCGCTTCTTTTCCCTTGGATCGTCCAGGGGTGTTTCCGCCTTTGCCCTCTTGTGCAGGGAAACTGCTgtcaggtagcaccgcctggattCCCGAGGGCTTCCCCAAACCTCTCATGTTCCCGCGTGGGTCGGGAATTTCACGGTCTGGTGGTAAGTGGAGACTAGAGCTTTGATTTTGTTGAGGGAGGGTCGGCCAAGGATGGCGTTGTACGCTGTGGGGAGATCCACTACCAGGAAAGTGGACATCACCGTTTTGGTCCTGGGCGGGGTTCCCAGAGTCAGAGGCAGCATGACGGCTCCTAATGGTGAAATCGAGTTGCCAGTGAACCCAGTGAGGTCCGAGCAGACGGGTTCCAGAGCCTCCTTCGCAAGTCCCAGCCTCTGGAAGGCATCGTGAAACAATACGTCCGCCGAGCTTCCTGTGTCAATCATAATTCTTCTCACCTGGGCATTGACGATTCTAGCCATTATTACGAGTGCGTCATCGTGCTCTGGTCGCTCAGCGCCCTCGGGGGGAAATGCGACCTGGGGATCGGGGGTTCCACGGGGATCCTCATCCCTGGCCGAGCGGGCGCACGCCTTCCTTCCGGACATGCTGTCCCCGCCGGACGCTGGGCCCCCTGTGATGACGCTGATGAGGCGCTCAAC
Coding sequences within:
- the LOC135672060 gene encoding uncharacterized protein LOC135672060, producing MLQHANQFVEAEAWTVGKRQEHKRERSEPARGQLPPAPKRKLHRPDPPLLRPHPPPAGASRTKIFLQIRERGLLKTPFPMKNPRELADQSKYCCFHRQNGHDTEECRELSRQIYELRREGHLDPHAQTGRDPSPRPDGPVERLISVITGGPASGGDSMSGRKACARSARDEDPRGTPDPQVAFPPEGAERPEHDDALVIMARIVNAQVRRIMIDTGSSADVLFHDAFQRLGLAKEALEPVCSDLTGFTGNSISPLGAVMLPLTLGTPPRTKTVMSTFLVVDLPTAYNAILGRPSLNKIKALVSTYHQTVKFPTHAGT